The nucleotide window AAACCGGCAGGATCACCAGGACCGGCAAAAGCGCGATGGCGAGCAGGCGATAGCGGACCGAATGACGCAAGGGGCGGGCCGCCTCAGCCATTCCAGTCCGCCAGCCGCCGGTCGATGGTCTTGCGCGAGATGCCCAGCCGCGCCGCGGCCGCCTCGCGGTCGCCGTCCAGTGCCGCCAGCGTGCCCAGAATCGCCCGCCGTTCGATCTCGGCCAGGGTCTGGCCGTCGCGGCGGCCAAGCTGGGCGGTCAGCGGCGGGAAGCGGCCCAGGATCAGCGCACGCTCGACCACGTTGCGCAGTTCGCGCACATTGCCGGGCCAGTCATAGGTGGCCAGGTTCGCCCGCACCTCGGCGCCGATCGGCACGGGCCGCGTGCCGAACTGCCGGGACAGGATGTCCATGAACAGATGGGCCAGATCGAACAGATCCGGGCCGCGCTCGACCAGCGTCGGCATGGCGATGTGCAGCACGTTGATGCGATAGAGCAGGTCGGCCCGCAGCCGCCCCTCGGCCACCGCCTTGTCGAGATCGGCATTGGCGGCAAAGATCAGCCGCACATCCACCGAGATCTCGCGTTCGGACCCCAACGGCCGGATGCGGCGATCCTCGATGGCGCGCAGAAGTTTGGCCTGAAGCCCGACTGAAAGCTCGGCGATCTCGTCCAGGAACAGCGTGCCGCCGCGCGCTGACATGAACAGGCCCTCGCGGTTCTGCTCGGCGCCGGGAAAGGCGCCGCGGATATGGCCGAACAATTCGGTCTCCAGCATGTCCTGCGGGATGGCGGCGCAATTGACCGGCACGAAAGCGCGGCCGGCGCGGTCCGACAGGGCATGGATCATCCGCGCCGCCACCTCCTTGCCGGTGCCCGACGCCCCGGTGATCAGCACCGACGAGGGCGTGGCGGCGACCCGGGCGATCACCTGCCGCACGGCCTCGATGGCCGGAGAACTGCCGATCAGCTCGCTGCGCAGCCGGTCCTGGTCGACGCTGTTGCGCAGCTCCTGGCGCAGCACCAGGTTTTCCCGCCGCAACCTCTCGCCCTCCAGGCAGCGGCCGATGCCGTTCAGCAACTGGTTGGTGCGAAACGGCTTCAGCAGGAAGTCCGAGGCCCCGGCCTGCAGGGCCTGGATGGCGGTTTCCATGTCGGCATAGGCGGTCATCAGGATGGCGGGCGGAAAGAAGCCCAGCCGCCGCTGGTCGGAAAGCCAGTCGACGCCGCGCTGGCCCTCCATCAGATTGTCCAGGATGACCAGGTCGAAATCGGTCTCGGCCATCAGGGCGCTGGCTTCGGCAGCATTGGCGGCCAGGTGCACGGCACGGCATTTCGGGGCCAGGATGCGCTCGAGGAAATTCCGCATGCCCGGCTCGTCCTCGACCACCAGGATCGTGGTCTGGGCCAGCGCCTCGCCGAACGCGCCTTGCGGTCCGGGCCTTGGATCGCTCCCTGCCTGCATCGCCCCCTCCCCTTCGGCAAGCACAGTCGCATTGCCCCGCCGGGCTTGGCAAGCGCCCGGCTCTCTTGCCGGATGGGCGCAGCCGGGGCAAAGGTCAACCGACAGCCTGACTGTCGCGGCGGACAGACTGTCCGTTGAACGCGATCCGCTGTTGTGACGCGATCGGGCGCGAGCCGCCCCGCCCCGATGGCGGCCCTGCCTGGCGCGCGGCCGCCCGGACAGGTTGTCCATTCAGATCGGACATATTGTCCATTGAAATCAATGTATTGATCTGGCCTGATCCCCGGCCATGACGCATCCGCGACTGCGACCGCACGCCGGAAGAGGAGCCGGCGGCATCGCACCTCAGGTCGCATGCCCAGGGAGGAAAACAGACACATGACGGATCTTCAGGAAAGCTGGACAGGAGACGGCGCTTCCGCCGGCCTGCTGTCCCGAGAGCGCACCATCGCCAAACCCGGCTTCAACCGCTGGCTGGTCCCACCGGCGGCATTGGCCGTGCATCTGTGCATCGGCATGGCCTATGGCTTCTCGGTGTTCTGGCTGCCGCTGTCGCGCGCCATCGGCGTCACCGAGCCGGTGGTCTGCGAGGGGATGGGCCTCGCCACGGCGCTGTTCACCACCAGTTGCGACTGGCGGGTGGCCGATCTGGGCTGGATCTACACGCTGTTCTTCGTGCTGCTGGGCTCCTCGGCCGCGATCTGGGGCGGCTGGCTCGAGACGGCCGGGCCGCGCAAGGCCGGCGTGGTGGCGGCCTGCTGCTGGTGCGGCGGCATGGTGCTGGCCGGCCTGGGGGTGATGACGCATCAGCTTTGGCTGATGTGGATTGGCTCGGGCTTCATCGGCGGCATCGGGCTGGGGCTTGGCTACATCTCGCCGGTTTCGACGCTGATCAAGTGGTTTCCCGACCGGCGCGGGCTGGCGACCGGCATGGCCATCATGGGCTTCGGCGGCGGGGCGATGATCGGCGCCCCCTTGGCCGATCGGCTGATGAACCATTTCCAGACCCCGACCGATATCGGCGTCTGGCAGACCTTCCTGACGCTGGCGGCGGTGTATTTCGTCTTCATGCTGGCCGGCGCCTTCGGCTATCGCGTGCCGCCGAACGGCTGGAAACCCACCGGCTTCCAGCCCAAGGTCTCGGCCAAGCAGGCGGCGATGATCACCCATCACCACGTGCATCTGCGGGATGCCCACAAGACCCGGCAGTTCTGGCTGATCTGGCTGGTGCTGTGCCTGAACGTCTCGGCCGGGATCGGGGTGATCGGCATGGCCTCGCCGATGCTGCAGGAGATCTTCGCCGGCCGGTTGCTGGGCCTGCCCGAGCTGGGCTTCACCGACCTGGATGCCGGGCAGAAGGCCGCCATCGCCGCCATCGCCGCCGGGTTCGCCGGCCTTCTGTCGCTGTTCAACATCGGCGGCCGGATCTGCTGGGCCTCGGCCTCGGACAAATTCGGGCGCAAGAACACCTATTTCATCTTCTTCATCCTGGGCATTGCGCTTTACATCCTGGCGCCCAGCGTGGCGCATTCCGGCAACCAGGTGCTGTTCGTGGCGATGGTCTGCATCATCATCTCGATGTATGGCGGCGGGTTCTCGACGGTGCCGGCCTATCTGGCGGATGTGTTCGGCACGCAGTTCGTCGGCGCCATCCATGGCCGGCTGCTGACCGCCTGGGCGACGGCCGGGATCGTCGGCCCGGTGGTGGTGAACTATCTGCGCGAGGCGCAGATCGCCGCCGGCGTGCCGCGCGCCCAGGTCTATGACTACACGATGTACACGCTTGCCGGGTTCCTGGCGCTGGGGCTGCTCTGCAATGCGCTGGTTCGGCCGCTGGACGAGAAATGGTTCATGAAGCCCGAGGAAGTCGCCGCCTTGCAGGCCGGCGGCAAGGGTGCCGCGCCGGTCGAGGAGGGTTCCTTCGGCATCGGCCGCGGCCGCTTCGACCTGCCGGCGCTGCTGGCCTGGGCCGCGGTGGGCATCCCGCTGGCCTGGGG belongs to Paracoccus sp. TOH and includes:
- a CDS encoding OFA family MFS transporter, encoding MTDLQESWTGDGASAGLLSRERTIAKPGFNRWLVPPAALAVHLCIGMAYGFSVFWLPLSRAIGVTEPVVCEGMGLATALFTTSCDWRVADLGWIYTLFFVLLGSSAAIWGGWLETAGPRKAGVVAACCWCGGMVLAGLGVMTHQLWLMWIGSGFIGGIGLGLGYISPVSTLIKWFPDRRGLATGMAIMGFGGGAMIGAPLADRLMNHFQTPTDIGVWQTFLTLAAVYFVFMLAGAFGYRVPPNGWKPTGFQPKVSAKQAAMITHHHVHLRDAHKTRQFWLIWLVLCLNVSAGIGVIGMASPMLQEIFAGRLLGLPELGFTDLDAGQKAAIAAIAAGFAGLLSLFNIGGRICWASASDKFGRKNTYFIFFILGIALYILAPSVAHSGNQVLFVAMVCIIISMYGGGFSTVPAYLADVFGTQFVGAIHGRLLTAWATAGIVGPVVVNYLREAQIAAGVPRAQVYDYTMYTLAGFLALGLLCNALVRPLDEKWFMKPEEVAALQAGGKGAAPVEEGSFGIGRGRFDLPALLAWAAVGIPLAWGVWMTARKTVALFG
- a CDS encoding sigma-54 dependent transcriptional regulator, with translation MQAGSDPRPGPQGAFGEALAQTTILVVEDEPGMRNFLERILAPKCRAVHLAANAAEASALMAETDFDLVILDNLMEGQRGVDWLSDQRRLGFFPPAILMTAYADMETAIQALQAGASDFLLKPFRTNQLLNGIGRCLEGERLRRENLVLRQELRNSVDQDRLRSELIGSSPAIEAVRQVIARVAATPSSVLITGASGTGKEVAARMIHALSDRAGRAFVPVNCAAIPQDMLETELFGHIRGAFPGAEQNREGLFMSARGGTLFLDEIAELSVGLQAKLLRAIEDRRIRPLGSEREISVDVRLIFAANADLDKAVAEGRLRADLLYRINVLHIAMPTLVERGPDLFDLAHLFMDILSRQFGTRPVPIGAEVRANLATYDWPGNVRELRNVVERALILGRFPPLTAQLGRRDGQTLAEIERRAILGTLAALDGDREAAAARLGISRKTIDRRLADWNG